A DNA window from Propionispora vibrioides contains the following coding sequences:
- a CDS encoding ChbG/HpnK family deacetylase — translation MKKLIVNADDFGLHEEINKAIIQGYQTGCITSTSIMPGGGAFAEAVSLSLQHPRLGVGIHLTLVGAEPVSEAATVPSLVDDHGRFFSDYQIFLKRFILGKIALSDVRRELIGQIEKVLDSGIAVTHLDSHQHLHIVPGIIDIVLDLARHYKIPALRIPDEPYGFTAGYPVRPGRLLGRTGLSFLARLARRRARTMGMLVPDHFFGMLAGGDMGESHLLQVLERLPAGVSEIMLHPGYNNSRLNKTFFWNYHWEEEYAAAISKKIRQTLVNQQIGLLSFGDLKDG, via the coding sequence ATGAAAAAACTAATTGTCAATGCTGATGATTTTGGTCTGCATGAAGAAATCAATAAAGCGATTATTCAGGGATATCAAACCGGTTGCATTACCAGTACGTCGATCATGCCGGGCGGCGGCGCTTTCGCCGAGGCCGTGTCCCTGAGCTTGCAGCATCCCCGGCTGGGGGTGGGAATTCATTTGACGCTGGTCGGCGCAGAACCGGTCAGTGAGGCCGCGACTGTTCCGTCCCTGGTGGACGATCATGGGCGGTTTTTTAGTGACTATCAGATTTTCCTGAAACGGTTTATTCTGGGAAAAATTGCGCTGTCTGATGTTCGCCGTGAATTGATCGGACAAATTGAGAAGGTCCTGGACAGCGGCATTGCGGTCACTCATCTGGACAGCCACCAGCATTTGCATATCGTACCGGGCATTATTGATATTGTGCTGGACCTGGCCCGGCATTATAAGATTCCGGCGCTTAGGATACCCGATGAACCTTATGGGTTTACGGCGGGCTATCCAGTTCGCCCGGGCCGTCTTTTGGGACGTACGGGATTAAGTTTTTTGGCCCGTCTTGCCCGGCGGCGGGCTAGAACCATGGGGATGCTTGTTCCCGATCATTTTTTCGGTATGTTAGCCGGCGGGGATATGGGGGAAAGTCATTTGCTGCAAGTTCTTGAACGGCTGCCGGCAGGAGTGTCGGAGATTATGCTCCATCCCGGTTATAACAATAGTCGCTTAAATAAAACGTTTTTCTGGAACTATCACTGGGAAGAAGAATATGCGGCGGCAATCAGCAAAAAGATTCGGCAAACATTAGTCAATCAGCAGATAGGTTTGCTTTCTTTTGGAGATTTAAAAGATGGTTAA
- a CDS encoding Eco57I restriction-modification methylase domain-containing protein, translating to MNWKKFMAEYQEVREWLERQGAADAGACMMKILALLLAGHRKPSDILYRAVHTGSLRDILAEPLAEVKQEFVVPADIQKLLLHWAVTLPAQDVTLLGEIHERTCLARKTQGVYYTPKPIVDFIMDHTLACLDVIQNPDAKILDPACGCGFFLVKAYDVLFAKFRAARSMLQQRYAARDWSDEGIHRQIIGKNIWGADIDSRAAAIACLSLQLRFPKARHLLPANVIVFDSLRRPEDCAELPVAIREFWAADYACVIGNPPYVSFGMRGAGRLEAAYRDYLRQAYAATAEYKLSYYVLFLQRGIELLQAGGRLGFIVPDSFLLGRYYSKIRKYILDNTAIERLAHIAASVFKSASTGYSTIVILQKGKAGENHQSRIVKIDDMRGLQADRVACQYEQRYFSNLPHYRFRIFFDLRIKRIIDKLDNIGTPLRHFASGHTGIRSLSKQADIIAKTSRGVTWQRGLVSGGQLSRYGIRYEGHWLNIDGTKLYKGGWRPDVVQQYKILVRQTGYTLTACTDPDGYYHLNNIHSFVANSGVCADYLLILMNSRLLSFYYHAVSVEYGRAMAQTDIESLECLPVIVNEEINGQAPELVKTMLDCVQRQDRGERTPALQAQALDDYFNQLVYKIYGLTDTEVALAEAYEAALCTKRSR from the coding sequence ATGAATTGGAAAAAATTTATGGCCGAGTATCAGGAGGTACGGGAGTGGCTGGAGCGGCAGGGCGCTGCGGATGCCGGGGCCTGTATGATGAAAATACTGGCATTGTTATTGGCCGGGCACCGGAAGCCCTCGGACATTCTCTATCGGGCGGTACATACCGGTTCGTTGCGGGATATTTTAGCCGAGCCTTTGGCAGAAGTTAAACAGGAGTTTGTTGTGCCGGCGGACATACAAAAACTGTTGTTGCATTGGGCGGTTACCTTGCCAGCGCAGGATGTGACGCTGCTGGGGGAGATCCATGAGAGAACCTGTTTAGCCAGGAAAACGCAGGGAGTTTATTATACTCCGAAGCCAATTGTCGATTTTATTATGGACCATACGCTGGCCTGTCTGGATGTTATCCAAAATCCTGATGCGAAGATCCTTGATCCGGCTTGTGGCTGCGGCTTTTTTTTGGTTAAAGCCTATGATGTGCTGTTTGCCAAGTTTCGCGCCGCCCGGAGTATGCTGCAGCAACGCTATGCCGCCCGCGATTGGTCGGATGAGGGAATTCACCGGCAGATCATCGGGAAGAATATCTGGGGGGCGGACATCGATAGCCGGGCGGCGGCGATTGCCTGCCTCAGTCTCCAGTTGCGGTTTCCCAAGGCCAGGCATTTGCTGCCGGCGAACGTCATTGTTTTTGACAGCCTGCGGCGGCCGGAGGATTGTGCCGAGCTTCCGGTGGCGATACGGGAATTTTGGGCTGCCGATTATGCCTGTGTGATTGGCAATCCGCCGTATGTTTCCTTTGGAATGCGGGGCGCAGGCCGTTTGGAGGCGGCGTACCGCGATTATCTTCGCCAGGCCTATGCGGCTACGGCTGAATATAAGCTGAGTTACTATGTTTTATTTTTGCAGCGCGGCATTGAATTGCTGCAGGCCGGTGGGCGGCTGGGCTTTATCGTTCCTGATAGCTTCCTGCTTGGCCGTTATTATTCCAAAATTAGAAAATACATTCTGGACAATACGGCGATTGAGCGGCTGGCGCATATTGCCGCTTCGGTGTTTAAGAGTGCTTCCACGGGCTATTCGACAATTGTCATATTGCAAAAGGGAAAAGCCGGGGAAAACCATCAGAGCCGTATTGTAAAGATTGATGATATGAGAGGGCTGCAAGCGGACCGTGTGGCTTGTCAATATGAACAGCGTTATTTTAGCAATCTGCCTCATTACCGTTTCCGGATTTTTTTTGATTTAAGAATCAAGCGGATTATCGACAAGCTGGATAACATTGGTACACCGCTACGGCATTTTGCTTCCGGTCATACCGGAATCCGGTCATTGTCTAAACAAGCGGATATTATTGCCAAGACATCACGGGGCGTGACCTGGCAAAGGGGGCTGGTGTCGGGCGGGCAGTTGTCGCGCTATGGGATCAGGTATGAAGGCCACTGGTTGAACATTGATGGAACCAAACTGTACAAAGGAGGCTGGCGCCCGGATGTGGTGCAGCAGTATAAAATTCTGGTCCGTCAGACAGGCTATACCCTTACGGCCTGTACTGATCCGGACGGATATTATCATTTGAATAACATTCATAGTTTTGTGGCCAATAGCGGGGTTTGTGCCGACTATTTATTAATCTTGATGAACTCACGGCTGCTTTCTTTCTATTATCACGCCGTCAGTGTGGAATATGGCCGGGCCATGGCGCAAACAGATATTGAGTCATTGGAGTGTCTGCCTGTCATTGTCAATGAGGAGATTAACGGGCAGGCCCCGGAATTGGTAAAAACGATGCTTGATTGTGTACAGCGTCAGGACCGGGGCGAGCGGACGCCCGCTTTACAGGCACAGGCTTTGGATGATTATTTTAATCAACTGGTATATAAAATCTATGGACTTACCGATACGGAAGTGGCCTTAGCGGAAGCCTACGAGGCCGCCCTGTGCACGAAACGGAGCCGTTAA
- the folE2 gene encoding GTP cyclohydrolase FolE2, with protein sequence MKDVQNTVDQRGIAIQKVGVSEVHLPFLIKTKAGALQSVLAKIRLSVKLHQDYRGTHMSRFIEILSEWSQKPVSSREMEAILHDTLGRLGADKAYLEIRFKYFIEKVAPVSRLKSVLDYDCLFSASLEKEQPIDFYMGVAVPFTSLCPCSKEISAYGAHNQRGLMSVKLKQENGNFIWIEDLVALMEAQGSCPVYPLLKREDEKFVTERAYDNPKFVEDVLRDLVLALRGLQGIAWFEVECENYESIHNHSAYASHTETIKRG encoded by the coding sequence TTGAAGGACGTTCAAAATACAGTGGACCAACGTGGTATTGCCATACAGAAAGTAGGGGTAAGCGAAGTTCATTTGCCGTTTTTGATTAAGACAAAGGCAGGAGCTTTGCAATCGGTGTTGGCCAAAATCAGGCTTAGTGTAAAGTTGCACCAGGATTATCGGGGAACACACATGAGCCGTTTTATCGAAATTTTGAGTGAATGGAGCCAAAAACCTGTATCCAGCCGTGAAATGGAAGCTATTTTACATGATACGTTAGGCAGACTGGGCGCCGATAAGGCTTATTTGGAAATCCGGTTTAAATATTTCATCGAAAAAGTTGCGCCCGTCAGTCGCTTAAAAAGTGTATTGGATTATGATTGCCTCTTTTCAGCCAGCCTGGAAAAGGAGCAGCCCATTGATTTTTATATGGGGGTAGCGGTGCCCTTTACTTCACTTTGTCCCTGCAGCAAGGAAATTTCCGCCTACGGCGCCCATAACCAGCGCGGGCTGATGAGTGTCAAGCTAAAGCAGGAGAACGGGAACTTTATCTGGATTGAAGATTTGGTGGCATTGATGGAGGCACAGGGAAGTTGCCCGGTTTATCCGCTGCTAAAGCGAGAAGATGAGAAATTTGTAACCGAACGTGCTTATGACAATCCCAAATTTGTGGAAGATGTATTGCGCGATCTGGTGCTGGCTTTGCGTGGCTTGCAGGGCATTGCCTGGTTTGAGGTGGAATGCGAGAACTATGAATCGATCCATAATCACAGCGCCTATGCCAGCCATACGGAAACTATCAAACGTGGCTAA
- the queC gene encoding 7-cyano-7-deazaguanine synthase QueC has translation MKAVVLLSGGLDSTVCMAVAKEQGFELLPLSFNYHQRHNRELACARNVADYYKVKRHLVIETNMEAIGGSALTDNSITVPQGDIARPDIPSTYVPARNLIFLSYALGYAEVNRAEKIFIGVNALDYSGYPDCRPEFINLFQQVANYSTKAATQEGQEISVVTPLLHLTKREIVQLGSRLGAPLELTTSCYQGGDAACGTCDSCLLRLKGFAEAGISDPILYSSTRSE, from the coding sequence ATGAAGGCAGTCGTTTTGCTGTCCGGAGGGTTGGATTCCACTGTTTGTATGGCAGTGGCGAAAGAGCAGGGATTTGAATTATTACCGTTAAGCTTTAATTATCATCAGCGGCATAACCGTGAACTGGCTTGTGCCCGCAATGTTGCTGACTACTATAAAGTAAAGCGTCACTTAGTGATAGAAACTAATATGGAAGCGATCGGCGGCAGTGCGTTGACCGATAACAGTATTACCGTGCCGCAGGGAGATATTGCCAGGCCGGATATTCCCTCCACCTATGTGCCAGCCCGCAATTTAATTTTTTTGAGCTATGCCCTGGGATATGCGGAAGTCAACCGGGCAGAAAAGATTTTTATTGGTGTCAACGCGCTTGACTACTCGGGATATCCTGACTGCCGGCCGGAATTTATCAACCTGTTTCAACAGGTGGCCAACTATTCGACCAAAGCCGCGACCCAGGAAGGCCAGGAAATTTCCGTGGTGACACCATTACTTCATTTAACAAAAAGAGAGATCGTACAGCTTGGCAGCCGTCTGGGGGCGCCGCTGGAACTGACTACCAGCTGCTATCAGGGCGGTGACGCTGCCTGCGGCACCTGTGACAGTTGCCTGCTGCGTCTAAAGGGATTTGCCGAAGCCGGTATTTCTGATCCTATTTTATATAGCAGCACTAGGAGTGAATAG